In Oryza glaberrima chromosome 8, OglaRS2, whole genome shotgun sequence, the following are encoded in one genomic region:
- the LOC127782389 gene encoding tricin synthase 1, whose protein sequence is MTTGNGDAPVIKNAHSDIDSTNKTLLKSDALYKYVLDTTVLPREPECMRDLRLITDKHQWGFMQSSADEAQLLGMLLKMAGAKRTIEVGVFTGYSLLATALALPEDGKVVAIDPDRESYEIGRPFLEKAGVAHKVDFREGKGLEKLDELLAEEAAAGREAAFDFAFVDADKPNYVKYHEQLLQLVRVGGHIVYDNTLWAGTVALPPDTPLSDLDRRFSVAIRDLNSRLAADPRIDVCQLAIADGITICRRLV, encoded by the exons ATGACGACCGGCAATGGCGACGCACCGGTGATCAAGAACGCCCACAGCGACATCGACAGCACCAACAAGACGCTGCTCAAGAGCGACGCCCTGTACAAG TATGTCCTGGACACGACGGTGCTGCCACGGGAGCCGGAGTGCATGCGCGATCTGCGCCTCATCACGGACAAGCACCAGTG GGGGTTCATGCAGTCGTCGGCGGATGAGGCGCAGCTGCTGGGGATGCTGCTGAAGATGGCCGGAGCGAAGAGGACGATCGAGGTGGGTGTCTTCACCGGCTACTCGCTGCTGGCGACGGCGCTGGCGCTGCCGGAGGACGGGAAGGTGGTGGCGATCGACCCGGACAGGGAGAGCTACGAGATCGGGCGGCCGTTCTTGGAGAAGGCCGGGGTGGCGCACAAGGTGGACTTCCGCGAGGGGAAGGGGCTGGAGAAGCTGGACGAGCTGCtcgccgaggaggcggcggcggggcgcgaggcggcgttCGACTTCGCGTTCGTGGACGCGGACAAGCCCAACTACGTCAAGTACCAcgagcagctgctgcagctggtGCGCGTCGGCGGGCACATCGTGTACGACAACACGCTGTGGGCCGGCACGGTGGCGCTGCCGCCGGACACGCCGCTGTCGGACCTGGACCGGAGGTTCTCCGTCGCCATCAGGGACCTCAACTCCAGGCTCGCCGCCGACCCGCGCATCGACGTCTGCCAGCTCGCCATCGCCGACGGCATCACCATCTGCCGCCGCCTCGTGTGA